A window of Mucilaginibacter paludis DSM 18603 contains these coding sequences:
- a CDS encoding glycoside hydrolase family 2 TIM barrel-domain containing protein, with protein sequence MLKPKYNLLTILLFACLALAAGSATAQTSLKPGIDYPAEIENPELTGINKEPYHATLMPYADLKEALLANRHASSYCRVLNGNWKFNWVPSPEKRPVDFYKPDFDVTKWADIPVPSNWEVQGYGTPFYRNLGYTIKKDYPRVMSEPPKNYTAFVERNPVGSYRRDFDVPAEWDGRRIFITFDGVDSGFFLWINGKKVGFSVNSRNAAEFDITDYLKPGKNTLAAEVYQYSSGTWLEDQDMWRLHGIFRNVTLWSSPQVHIRDFFIKQDLDKNYRDATVEVVAKIKNYGDKAGKAQQLTATLFDNKGTEIATRSIAGKSLGSKQEEQLTIQFPVADPAKWTAETPNLYTMVLKSTDGEILSQKIGFRKLEIKGRIFTVNGVPIKLKGVNRHEHWSDVGHAVTEEQMIKDLELIKQGNCNHVRTCHYSDDPRWYELCDEWGIWLVAEANMEYHGYDRFFDEEPTIKAAIVDRNVANVENFKNHPSVIIWSLGNEGGIGGTNLRAAMSTIKAIDSSRFVHYERFGIGKNNPADLDGRMYGTADDYIRIAQNKELTKPLYICEFVHAMFNSMGSLDEYSAAFDNSPEILGGAIWEFQDQALWNKRNPNHPILAYGGGFGEYPNDHYFIHKGVVAWDRKTVKPHFPEMKKAFQWISTDLSEPSAGMIRIRNKFQFISLDGFDGSWSLTENGIEINHGDFKVPGIPARREGRAFIPYKVEHPKPGAEYYLRISFTQKNSTLWAAKGFEVASDQFKLPVSTLPVVEKNINQPLTLTQTPQLIKVAGNGFFVVFDKQKGVMSQLNKGGVDILTADGFPKVNLWRAAHRNDDMWAYATWEKYGLTDLKYSLVDIKVQATDRFNVKVIATVKAEGKEGFSVYHTATYVINGAGSVKVDNDLKFVGMQINLARIGVRMLFNKHLDHMSYFGRGPFENYSDRKSASDIGIYSLDVNDQYEYEKPMERANHEEVRWAKLSGQNVPTILIKADEQLMQVSALPHTDEQMHPVEYKIDLPPSTATVFCLSTKTMGVGSASCGPRPLDRFQVWSNRTQFVYTLQLL encoded by the coding sequence ATGCTCAAACCCAAGTACAATTTACTAACTATTTTACTTTTTGCCTGTTTAGCCCTGGCTGCAGGATCGGCAACAGCGCAAACATCTTTAAAGCCCGGGATTGATTATCCTGCCGAAATTGAAAACCCGGAGTTAACCGGCATCAATAAAGAACCCTACCATGCCACGTTGATGCCCTATGCCGACTTAAAGGAAGCTTTGCTGGCCAACCGGCACGCTTCGTCATATTGCCGTGTTTTAAACGGCAATTGGAAGTTTAATTGGGTTCCGAGCCCGGAGAAAAGGCCGGTTGACTTTTATAAACCTGATTTTGATGTGACCAAATGGGCCGATATACCGGTACCCTCAAACTGGGAAGTGCAGGGTTATGGTACCCCATTTTACCGTAATTTAGGATACACAATTAAAAAGGATTATCCGCGCGTAATGAGCGAACCACCCAAAAACTACACCGCTTTTGTTGAACGTAACCCGGTTGGCAGTTATCGCCGCGACTTTGACGTGCCTGCTGAATGGGATGGAAGAAGGATTTTTATCACTTTTGACGGAGTAGACAGCGGATTTTTTTTGTGGATAAACGGAAAAAAAGTTGGGTTTAGTGTGAATAGCCGTAATGCGGCAGAATTTGATATTACCGATTATTTAAAGCCCGGTAAAAATACCCTGGCGGCAGAAGTTTATCAGTATAGCTCGGGCACCTGGCTGGAAGACCAGGACATGTGGCGTTTGCATGGTATTTTCCGTAACGTTACTTTATGGAGCTCTCCGCAAGTCCATATCCGGGACTTTTTTATTAAACAAGATTTGGATAAAAACTATCGCGACGCAACGGTTGAAGTTGTTGCCAAAATAAAAAATTATGGCGATAAGGCAGGTAAGGCGCAACAGTTAACAGCAACGCTGTTTGATAATAAAGGGACAGAAATTGCTACACGAAGCATAGCGGGTAAGTCGCTCGGTTCCAAACAAGAGGAGCAGCTAACGATCCAATTTCCAGTTGCCGACCCTGCAAAATGGACTGCCGAGACCCCTAATTTGTATACTATGGTGTTGAAAAGTACCGACGGTGAAATCCTATCTCAAAAAATAGGTTTCCGCAAGCTCGAAATCAAAGGGAGGATATTCACGGTGAATGGCGTACCTATTAAACTTAAGGGCGTAAACCGGCATGAACACTGGTCGGACGTAGGCCATGCGGTAACAGAAGAGCAGATGATCAAAGATCTGGAACTGATTAAGCAGGGCAACTGTAACCACGTGCGTACCTGCCATTACTCGGACGACCCGCGTTGGTATGAGCTGTGCGACGAATGGGGAATTTGGCTGGTTGCCGAGGCCAACATGGAGTATCATGGCTACGACAGGTTTTTTGACGAAGAGCCAACCATCAAGGCAGCTATTGTTGACAGGAACGTTGCCAATGTAGAAAACTTTAAAAATCACCCCTCCGTAATTATCTGGTCGCTTGGTAACGAAGGTGGCATTGGCGGCACTAACCTAAGAGCGGCGATGAGCACAATTAAAGCAATCGACTCCTCTCGCTTTGTACATTATGAGCGTTTTGGAATCGGAAAGAATAATCCGGCAGACCTTGATGGGAGAATGTACGGCACTGCCGACGATTATATTAGAATAGCCCAGAACAAAGAACTTACCAAACCTTTGTATATATGCGAGTTTGTACATGCGATGTTTAATTCGATGGGTTCGTTGGATGAGTATTCGGCGGCATTTGATAACTCGCCCGAAATTTTGGGTGGCGCCATCTGGGAATTTCAGGATCAGGCGTTGTGGAACAAACGCAATCCTAACCATCCGATACTGGCTTACGGAGGCGGTTTTGGCGAATATCCTAATGATCATTACTTTATCCATAAAGGCGTTGTTGCATGGGATAGAAAAACAGTAAAGCCGCACTTCCCCGAAATGAAAAAAGCTTTTCAATGGATTAGTACGGATTTGAGCGAGCCTTCGGCCGGAATGATCCGGATCAGGAACAAGTTTCAATTTATTTCGCTTGATGGATTTGATGGCTCGTGGAGCTTAACAGAGAACGGGATAGAAATAAATCACGGAGATTTCAAAGTACCCGGCATACCGGCAAGAAGGGAGGGGAGAGCCTTTATACCCTATAAAGTTGAACATCCTAAACCGGGAGCCGAATACTATTTGCGGATATCCTTCACACAAAAAAACAGCACCTTGTGGGCTGCCAAAGGTTTTGAAGTAGCTTCAGATCAGTTTAAATTACCTGTTAGCACCTTGCCTGTTGTAGAAAAAAACATAAACCAGCCACTAACGCTAACCCAGACCCCACAACTGATAAAAGTTGCAGGCAACGGTTTTTTTGTAGTTTTCGATAAGCAAAAAGGGGTTATGAGCCAGCTGAATAAAGGCGGCGTGGATATTTTAACCGCTGATGGTTTCCCCAAGGTTAATTTGTGGCGCGCTGCGCATCGTAACGATGATATGTGGGCCTACGCCACATGGGAGAAATATGGGTTGACTGATTTGAAATATTCGCTGGTTGACATCAAAGTTCAAGCCACCGACCGGTTTAACGTGAAGGTAATCGCTACGGTTAAAGCCGAGGGCAAAGAGGGCTTTAGCGTTTACCACACCGCCACCTACGTTATCAATGGTGCTGGCTCTGTTAAGGTTGATAACGACTTGAAATTTGTGGGCATGCAGATCAACTTAGCACGGATAGGCGTTAGAATGCTGTTCAATAAACATTTAGATCATATGAGCTACTTTGGCAGGGGGCCGTTTGAAAACTATTCTGACCGTAAAAGCGCCTCCGATATAGGCATTTATAGCCTTGATGTAAACGATCAGTACGAATATGAAAAACCCATGGAACGCGCCAATCACGAAGAGGTAAGATGGGCCAAGTTAAGCGGCCAAAATGTGCCCACCATTTTAATAAAAGCAGATGAACAGCTGATGCAGGTTTCGGCATTACCCCATACTGATGAACAAATGCATCCGGTTGAATATAAGATAGACCTTCCGCCGAGCACGGCAACAGTTTTTTGTTTGTCTACCAAAACTATGGGTGTTGGTTCGGCAAGTTGCGGTCCGCGGCCTTTGGATAGGTTCCAGGTATGGTCAAACCGTACGCAATTTGTATATACGCTGCAATTACTTTAA
- a CDS encoding hybrid sensor histidine kinase/response regulator transcription factor, translating into MRKSWIEVLLVCFFVCCSGVAAMAQSNINFTSLTVKEGLSSNTVYTMIKDRHGVMWFGTANGLNRFDGTNFTVYRHDANKINTLPSNEVLSLFEDGGGEIWIGTVAGGLSYYDRAKDRIMHYKGDGTWPELNHISARAILKDHQGKLWVGTYGDFRSIDIKTGHATRMFTQIAGKSNDDAFVVLSLFEDSKHQLWIGTNNGLFLYNGQNRPIRKFINNPSDASSLSNNVIKDIAEDKNGNLWFATLGGLNQMRSDGHFKVYKHRNDSGNSISSDAVFTIRPDNDGKMWVGTEDGLNILNPATESFQLLQPDPRSAFSLKSKSIRSVFIDAAGIYWVGTYGGGLAKYNKNLALFNLKQSNPFDVSGLKSPIITSFAEADDGLVFVGTDGAGIVVFNRKTGLFKSFNISSRLHQPGSGITILRLFIDHSGFLWAGTYNDGLFRIDRRNGQYEQFTAGTDVNGLNNNNVTAIAEDGTGNLWLGTLGGGVNVFNFKTHSFTHFNNTSVSSQFNKLLPLNKFINSIVKSPGGDMWIASAGTGVAVFKPLTNSIIHYTKAKNALPDDGVASLFFDRDGLLWLSTDGGMCSLDEKSQKVTSYTEKDGLANGMVKEILEDKSGILWISTDRGISSFNKNTRKFRNFDAENGVQQGSFSIGAAMRANNGDIYFGGRDGFNFFNPSALPQNYSPGQVLLTDLKVSNESVIPGEDAPINQQIAVSKEIKLHYGLNFSIGYVALNYTAPKQNQYAYRLVGFDKEWNFVHKGRMANYTNIDPGTYTFQVKASNDGEHWSLPPTEIRVVILPPFWRTNYAYAAYVLFALLCLLVLRRRGIQKIRKEFEIQQEKLKVKQLMEQERREAEQLHELDLLKIKFLTDLSHEFRTPISLILAPAEKLLERKQLTPEAQNDVRMINRNGRRLLNMVNQLLDFRKMEEQELHIHLEPGDIINFIRETSDSFQDVASGKQILFLIESNCNSWQTCFDHNKLERIIFNLLSNAFKFTPSGGKVSLLIEVVDILGSNPHLLMSVTDTGIGIPPECLTRIFDRFYQHQTSAVLNQGTGIGLSITKEFVELHGGHIYAETVSETGARFVVDLPVPPSYEKMTDTGMALQPPTEDFAENDAVKPEACTIAHHGGEAELETQTKDRKITVLLVEDNDEFRSYLADHLKQYYHIIEAVNGKEGWQKTLSSHPQLVVSDINMPVMTGIELSKKIKDDKRTSHIPVILLTAMTGEEDQLAGLKSGASDYLSKPFNFQILNTKIGNLLDLNRNLKDTYSKQIQLIGHDMITESGNLKLLNSIMNYIEAKLSDSDLSVEDLSRHVGMSRGSLYYKLIELTGLSPIEYIRTIKLEKAAALLENSELNVAQIAYMTGFGTPSYFSRMFKNKYGMVPSEYLNFKRNGGKFAAVPVG; encoded by the coding sequence ATGCGAAAATCCTGGATAGAAGTTTTGTTAGTATGTTTTTTTGTGTGCTGTTCGGGCGTGGCAGCCATGGCGCAAAGCAACATCAACTTTACGTCTCTTACTGTAAAGGAAGGACTGTCGTCCAATACAGTTTACACGATGATTAAAGATCGGCATGGAGTAATGTGGTTTGGGACAGCCAACGGTTTGAACCGGTTTGATGGAACAAATTTTACGGTATACCGGCATGATGCGAACAAGATCAACACATTGCCAAGTAACGAAGTGCTTTCGTTATTTGAAGACGGTGGAGGTGAAATTTGGATCGGAACTGTTGCCGGTGGCCTCAGTTATTATGATCGGGCAAAAGATAGAATAATGCATTATAAGGGCGACGGAACCTGGCCAGAGTTGAATCATATTTCTGCGAGAGCAATTCTAAAAGACCATCAAGGTAAATTATGGGTTGGTACCTACGGCGATTTTCGTTCCATTGATATCAAAACCGGCCATGCTACGCGCATGTTCACGCAGATCGCAGGGAAAAGCAATGATGATGCTTTTGTAGTGTTATCTCTTTTTGAAGACAGTAAGCATCAGTTGTGGATAGGTACCAACAATGGCTTGTTTTTATATAACGGGCAAAACCGGCCGATCAGGAAATTTATCAATAATCCTTCCGATGCGTCAAGTTTATCAAACAATGTGATCAAAGATATTGCCGAAGATAAGAACGGAAATTTGTGGTTTGCTACCCTCGGCGGGCTAAATCAAATGCGCTCAGATGGACATTTTAAAGTATATAAACACCGTAATGATTCTGGAAACAGCATCAGTAGTGATGCAGTATTCACCATACGTCCGGATAACGATGGTAAAATGTGGGTGGGTACCGAAGATGGGCTGAATATTTTAAATCCGGCCACGGAATCTTTTCAACTTTTGCAGCCTGACCCGAGGAGTGCGTTCAGCCTGAAAAGTAAATCCATCCGAAGTGTTTTTATAGATGCAGCCGGTATTTATTGGGTAGGTACCTATGGTGGTGGCTTAGCTAAATACAATAAAAATCTGGCCTTATTTAACCTCAAGCAAAGCAATCCTTTTGATGTGTCTGGGTTAAAATCTCCTATTATAACATCGTTTGCTGAGGCAGACGATGGATTGGTTTTTGTAGGTACCGATGGTGCCGGAATAGTAGTTTTTAACCGAAAAACGGGCTTATTCAAATCTTTCAATATCAGCAGCAGGCTGCACCAGCCTGGCTCCGGAATAACGATACTAAGATTGTTTATTGATCATAGCGGTTTTTTATGGGCCGGAACTTACAATGATGGGCTTTTTCGCATCGACCGGCGCAATGGCCAATATGAGCAATTTACCGCAGGGACTGATGTGAATGGCCTTAACAATAATAACGTGACTGCTATAGCAGAGGACGGAACCGGTAACCTGTGGCTGGGTACGTTAGGCGGCGGAGTCAATGTTTTCAATTTTAAAACACATAGTTTTACGCACTTTAATAATACATCCGTTTCAAGTCAATTTAACAAACTCCTCCCTCTTAATAAATTTATTAATTCGATTGTTAAGTCGCCGGGCGGAGATATGTGGATAGCTTCCGCCGGAACAGGCGTGGCTGTATTCAAACCCTTAACCAATAGCATTATCCATTATACCAAAGCCAAAAACGCTTTGCCTGACGATGGGGTTGCGAGCTTGTTTTTTGATCGCGATGGCTTACTTTGGCTGTCTACGGATGGTGGCATGTGTTCTTTGGATGAAAAATCGCAAAAGGTAACCAGCTATACCGAGAAAGATGGTTTGGCTAATGGCATGGTGAAAGAAATTCTTGAAGACAAATCAGGCATCCTTTGGATAAGCACCGACCGAGGTATAAGCTCTTTCAATAAAAACACCAGGAAATTCAGGAATTTTGATGCAGAAAATGGTGTTCAGCAAGGCTCGTTTTCAATAGGCGCGGCAATGCGGGCAAATAACGGAGATATATATTTTGGCGGAAGAGATGGGTTTAACTTCTTCAATCCATCTGCTTTACCTCAAAATTATAGTCCGGGGCAAGTGCTGCTAACCGATCTGAAAGTAAGTAATGAGTCGGTTATACCCGGAGAGGACGCGCCAATAAATCAACAGATTGCGGTGTCAAAAGAAATTAAGTTGCACTATGGCCTCAATTTTTCAATAGGTTACGTCGCTTTAAATTACACGGCACCCAAGCAAAACCAGTATGCATACAGGCTGGTTGGCTTTGACAAAGAATGGAACTTTGTGCATAAAGGCCGGATGGCTAATTATACCAACATTGACCCCGGAACTTATACATTTCAAGTTAAAGCCAGTAATGATGGCGAACACTGGAGTTTGCCGCCAACGGAGATCAGGGTGGTTATTCTTCCTCCCTTTTGGCGTACCAACTATGCTTATGCGGCTTATGTATTGTTTGCGCTGCTATGCCTGTTAGTGTTAAGGCGCAGGGGGATTCAAAAGATTCGTAAAGAATTTGAAATTCAACAGGAAAAATTAAAAGTTAAACAGCTGATGGAACAAGAGCGCCGGGAAGCTGAACAATTACATGAACTCGATCTTTTAAAAATTAAATTTTTAACCGACCTCAGTCACGAGTTTCGGACCCCTATATCCCTGATTTTAGCTCCGGCAGAAAAACTGCTTGAGCGAAAGCAGCTTACCCCAGAGGCACAGAACGACGTCAGGATGATTAATAGGAATGGGCGGCGCCTCTTGAATATGGTGAATCAACTACTGGATTTTAGGAAAATGGAAGAGCAGGAACTCCATATCCACCTGGAGCCCGGAGATATAATAAATTTTATCAGGGAAACCAGCGATTCTTTTCAAGATGTAGCTTCCGGAAAACAGATTTTATTTTTAATAGAAAGTAACTGCAACTCCTGGCAAACTTGCTTTGATCACAATAAACTTGAACGGATAATTTTCAACTTATTATCCAACGCATTCAAATTTACCCCATCGGGCGGAAAAGTTAGTTTATTAATTGAAGTTGTTGATATTTTGGGATCTAATCCGCATCTGTTGATGTCGGTTACCGATACGGGCATCGGAATTCCTCCGGAGTGCCTTACACGTATATTCGACCGTTTTTATCAGCATCAAACCAGTGCGGTACTTAACCAGGGAACCGGGATTGGTTTATCCATCACCAAGGAATTTGTTGAACTTCATGGCGGGCATATTTATGCCGAAACGGTATCTGAAACAGGGGCGCGCTTTGTTGTTGATTTGCCTGTACCCCCATCATATGAAAAGATGACCGATACCGGTATGGCCTTGCAACCACCAACAGAAGATTTTGCAGAAAACGATGCTGTTAAGCCTGAAGCCTGCACCATAGCACATCATGGAGGAGAGGCTGAATTGGAAACACAAACTAAGGATAGAAAAATAACGGTGCTGTTGGTTGAGGATAACGATGAATTCCGTTCCTACCTTGCAGATCATCTTAAACAATATTACCATATCATAGAAGCTGTGAACGGCAAAGAAGGTTGGCAAAAAACACTAAGCTCCCATCCACAGCTTGTTGTAAGCGACATTAATATGCCCGTGATGACAGGCATTGAATTAAGTAAAAAAATAAAGGATGATAAACGCACATCACACATACCGGTTATTTTACTTACTGCCATGACGGGGGAAGAAGACCAGTTAGCGGGATTAAAATCAGGGGCGAGCGATTACCTCTCTAAACCTTTCAATTTTCAAATCCTGAATACAAAAATCGGAAATCTTCTTGATTTGAACAGGAACCTGAAAGATACTTACTCAAAGCAGATACAGCTTATTGGGCACGATATGATTACCGAATCCGGCAATTTAAAATTGTTGAACTCCATTATGAATTATATCGAAGCGAAATTAAGTGATTCAGACCTTTCGGTAGAGGATTTAAGCAGGCATGTTGGAATGAGCAGAGGGTCGCTGTATTACAAATTAATTGAGCTTACCGGTTTATCGCCAATTGAATATATCAGAACTATAAAATTGGAGAAAGCTGCAGCATTGTTGGAAAACAGTGAGTTAAACGTAGCGCAAATTGCTTACATGACCGGATTTGGCACGCCGAGCTATTTTTCAAGAATGTTTAAAAATAAGTACGGCATGGTACCTTCGGAGTATTTGAACTTTAAACGTAACGGAGGTAAATTTGCTGCCGTGCCCGTAGGTTGA
- a CDS encoding glycosyl hydrolase 115 family protein yields the protein MTIKYFWGIFTLSLYFFSLPATAQQPGHASYIAEQNQKGYFPLVSGGKAAVIVVSQNDWAGVRIACRNLIKDIHSVTGSMPDSAISLKGKQVVIIGTLGKNKWIDLLVKQKKLDASAIAGKWETYLLQTVANPFPGIDNALIIAGSDKRGTIFGVYDLSSQIGVSPWYWWADVSPKIKKNLFVEPGPHTDGTPAVKYRGIFINDEAPAFSGWAKEKFGGVNHLVYEKMFELILRLKGNYLWPAMWGNAFNDDDKANPRLADEYGIVMGTSHHEPMDRAQQEWKRYGKGDWNYETNKDNLQAFWRKGIENMGSKETIVTIGMRGDGDMPMSESSNITLLENIVKDQRTIIGDVLKKDPAEVPQMWALYKEVQDYYDKGMRVPDDVTLLLCDDNWGNIRKLPSLTDKQRKGGYGIYYHFDYVGGPRNYKWLNTNTVAKTWEQMHLAYAYNARQIWIVNVGDLKPMEYPISFFLDYAWNPDRWPAEKLHQYSVDWAAQQFGLKYASQIAGMLLRYTRYNARCKPELLNENTYSLTNYNEFGSVVNQYNELKQEAEDLDKKLPAQDKDAFYQLVLHPIQACANLNEMYYETAKNKYYAQAGNAMEANAAAARVKSLFEKDQQISAYYNTKLAGGKWNHMMDQTHIGYTFWQQPPNNKIPALTILKPDSALNKALLPANRKTGASVQQADYTDSRGYVAIEAAHYSRAIEGSGGISWMVIPDYGNTLSGVTPWPVTAPRVKPDAMSPRLEYNINLKDTGTVTVSCYISPTLDFRKGDGLFYAISIDDEVPQQVVITTKVDGRDWSKTVSNNIRKLSTRHHITKPGAHILKYWMIDPAVVLEKIIVDSGGLKPSYLGPPE from the coding sequence ATGACCATAAAATACTTTTGGGGGATATTTACGTTATCGCTGTACTTTTTTTCATTGCCGGCCACCGCACAGCAGCCCGGGCACGCTTCATACATCGCTGAGCAAAATCAAAAAGGATACTTCCCATTAGTATCCGGAGGAAAAGCAGCTGTAATTGTAGTTAGCCAAAATGATTGGGCTGGTGTAAGGATTGCATGCCGGAATTTAATTAAGGATATACATTCGGTTACCGGCTCAATGCCGGATTCTGCTATCAGCCTTAAAGGAAAGCAAGTTGTTATCATTGGCACACTCGGTAAAAACAAATGGATTGATCTGCTTGTGAAGCAAAAAAAGCTCGATGCAAGCGCTATAGCAGGCAAGTGGGAAACTTATCTTTTGCAGACGGTAGCAAATCCGTTTCCGGGCATTGATAACGCTTTGATCATCGCCGGTAGCGATAAACGCGGAACAATTTTCGGCGTTTATGATTTGTCGTCCCAGATTGGGGTATCGCCATGGTATTGGTGGGCAGATGTAAGTCCGAAAATTAAAAAAAACCTCTTTGTTGAGCCCGGGCCGCACACCGACGGAACACCGGCAGTTAAATACAGGGGCATTTTCATCAACGACGAAGCTCCTGCCTTCTCCGGATGGGCCAAAGAAAAATTTGGTGGCGTAAACCACTTGGTTTATGAAAAAATGTTTGAATTAATCCTCCGGTTAAAGGGGAACTATTTATGGCCTGCCATGTGGGGAAATGCATTTAACGATGATGATAAGGCAAATCCGAGGCTGGCTGACGAGTATGGTATTGTGATGGGCACGTCGCACCACGAACCCATGGACAGAGCACAGCAAGAATGGAAACGGTATGGCAAAGGGGATTGGAACTATGAAACTAATAAGGATAACCTGCAGGCGTTTTGGCGCAAAGGGATTGAAAACATGGGTTCCAAAGAAACTATAGTTACCATAGGCATGCGTGGAGATGGTGATATGCCGATGAGCGAGAGCAGTAATATTACCTTGCTGGAAAACATTGTTAAAGACCAGCGGACGATTATTGGGGATGTTTTAAAAAAGGATCCGGCGGAGGTACCTCAAATGTGGGCTTTGTATAAAGAGGTACAGGATTACTACGATAAAGGCATGCGCGTGCCCGACGATGTAACCCTGCTGCTCTGCGACGATAACTGGGGAAACATCCGTAAGCTTCCATCTCTCACCGACAAACAACGAAAAGGCGGATATGGTATTTACTACCATTTTGACTACGTTGGGGGGCCTCGAAATTACAAATGGCTTAATACCAACACCGTTGCAAAAACTTGGGAACAAATGCACCTGGCATATGCCTATAACGCCCGCCAGATTTGGATTGTGAATGTAGGTGACCTGAAACCGATGGAATATCCAATCAGTTTTTTCCTGGATTATGCATGGAATCCCGACCGCTGGCCCGCCGAAAAGCTACATCAATATTCGGTAGACTGGGCAGCACAGCAATTTGGGTTAAAATACGCCAGCCAAATTGCCGGCATGCTTTTACGCTACACACGTTACAATGCCCGCTGCAAACCCGAATTATTAAATGAAAACACCTATAGCTTAACCAACTACAACGAGTTTGGAAGCGTTGTTAACCAATATAACGAGCTAAAACAAGAGGCCGAAGATTTGGATAAAAAGTTACCTGCACAGGATAAGGATGCCTTTTATCAATTGGTGTTACACCCCATACAAGCCTGTGCCAACTTGAATGAAATGTATTATGAAACAGCAAAAAACAAGTATTACGCCCAAGCGGGAAATGCCATGGAAGCTAACGCGGCTGCGGCAAGGGTAAAAAGTCTTTTTGAAAAAGATCAACAAATATCGGCCTATTATAATACCAAACTGGCAGGTGGCAAGTGGAATCATATGATGGACCAAACGCATATCGGTTACACTTTTTGGCAGCAGCCCCCGAATAATAAAATACCTGCCTTAACCATACTGAAACCAGACAGTGCTTTAAACAAGGCTTTATTGCCAGCGAACCGTAAAACTGGCGCAAGCGTGCAACAGGCTGATTATACAGATAGCCGCGGTTATGTCGCCATAGAAGCTGCGCATTACAGCCGCGCTATTGAGGGATCAGGCGGAATTAGCTGGATGGTTATTCCAGACTATGGTAATACGCTTTCAGGCGTTACACCCTGGCCGGTAACAGCACCACGTGTTAAACCGGATGCCATGAGCCCGCGTTTGGAATACAACATCAACCTCAAAGACACCGGTACAGTAACCGTTAGCTGCTATATTTCGCCCACATTAGATTTTAGAAAAGGCGACGGGCTTTTCTACGCCATATCAATAGATGACGAAGTACCGCAGCAGGTAGTCATTACAACAAAGGTGGATGGCAGAGATTGGTCCAAAACCGTATCAAACAACATCAGGAAGCTGTCCACCAGGCACCATATTACCAAACCAGGTGCACACATCCTTAAATATTGGATGATCGATCCCGCTGTAGTGCTGGAAAAAATCATTGTTGATTCCGGCGGATTAAAGCCGAGCTATTTAGGGCCGCCGGAATAG